The nucleotide sequence tcaaaaatcaaaatttgaaaattgggattgaatttcagaaattttttttataaaacttttttaataCGTTAAATGAGCTGTTCGAAAAAGCTCATTCCGATCCACAACCCAAAAGTATTGGAAACACAACTTATAAAAcgtaataattataaattttgtaaaatgtcaaCTCTATGTCAGTGGCAGTTATCTCGCTACTTTACATATCTTCAGTACTCCATTTATATGCTTCTTCTTTGACCGCTTCTTCAGCTTTCGCTTTACCCAACCATTTCACTTCATATCCATTAGATCTATCCACTCCATCCCATTTATGGCCAGGTGGGATTTCAAAACGATTTTGAGGATAAGTTCCTTTGTATTTTGGCTTAGCACCTGATAAGGAATTTTACAGAGAAATGCATAATATGTATacatatgaaaaatataatagaGCTTCAACGTTATGATGAATGTAACTAACCATCAGCAGAACTATCATCGTTCAAATTTCTTCTTATTATTGCTAGTGGATCTCCATCGCGTTCTATATTTCTTAAATGTTTGTCTAAATCTTCGTCATCCGCATAACGAGCCAGAGGCTTCGACATTTCGTGCATTGAGTAAGCcagtttttcgttttcgtcTTCGATTTGTTTTAAtctggaagaagaaaaaatcattcCAGTTATGACAGATATTTACATCTATTACTTTAATGAATGTCGCATATCCACTTACCCTTTTCCCCATTGGTAGTATTGTTCAGCAGTTGGTTTCTCTATATTTTCGACATTGGTTTTCCTATTGCGCCACTCTGATTCATTTTTGCTACTTGAAGACGAATACTTAGATTCACCTGTCTCTaatggagtaattttttcatctttactgCGCAAAGAATTAAAATCCGAGCTGTGATTTTGGAGTTTACCCGATCTTTTGTCCTTCGAATTCGATGTATCATTAATAAATCTTGAAGTTGAATGTCTTTCATACTTTTTATCGCGATCTGTTATTGATCTAGGTTCGACCGTGGGTGAATCATGTCCTGATTCAGTATCATCATGAATGTGAATTTCCTCATAGTGGTCACGTTGATTTCTTTTGTGAGATGAATTTTcggaaattgctgaaaaaaaaacaatgacaaCTGCAACTGTGTCGCATGTATTTCAGTTATGTAAACGTGTTATAAACACTGATTACAATTtagattgatttgaaaaaccaaaaacattTACCATCATTCACTTGTGGTACAGGAGCCCATCGATCGTTAGTTTTATATGCTTCTAAACGTTGTATTGTTTTCGGTCTATCATCAATAACTGCTGCAATAACGGGAGCATCTTCACCAGTCTCCAAATCGAAGTTTTCTTCGGTATGATGGCTGGTTAAATCGTTATCATCGATTACTTTGACATTTGCCCTGAACAAAAGTTATTAAATTTCATCAAGCATGCCGCTCAAAACTAgagttttttaaaacgaaatacATATATTACGTATAACATGTTCACTTACCACTTGATCGGTTTTTTCTTAGTTTTAGTCTTAGTGTTAGATAAATATTTCTTCAAGTATTCCTTTTGGGATATGATTTTGATTACTTTGACATCTGCCCTGAACAAAAGTTATTAAGTTAATTCAAGCATGCCGCTCAAAACTAGCGTTTTAAACGAAATATAGTACATGTTTACTTACCACTCAATCGGTTTTTCCTCAGTTTCAGTCTTAGTGCTAGATAAATATCTCTTCAAGTATTCCTTTTgggatatgatttttttcgaagatgcTTTCTCAGAATTCATTTATACTCAAATATTAATACAAAATCgtgtttaaaaataatgaaaaagggGACAACAGAAgattttagtttgaaatttgaattctctCTCACatcttttatcatttttatcaccATTCACATCTCACAGTTCAAATTTGCGAAGAAGGAGAAGGTAGCGCTGTGCAGTGAGTTTTCTTgatactacatttttttttttttttaatgtcaatgtcattcaatcaaaaatcaaaatttgaaaattgggattgaatttcagacatttttttttataaaactttttaatacGTTAAATGAGCTGTTTGAAAAAGCTCATTTCGAGCTTTTAACTcgaatactttttaaaaaaagaagaaaattcaacgaccaaatttttctcactttttacTTCCACAGCAAGTAAACAAAAACCGATCTCAATGATTCGTCTGTGACTCTGATTGTGATCGTGTGCAGTCGTGTGAATTTTCACTCAACTATGGAATTGGAAATTCGGCTCCGTATATTGAATTGATAATGCGATAATTAAAGTATAAAATAGTTAATTAAAAATGATCAGGAACGTTTCGAAGTATTTTAAGGTGCTAGCGTTACTCATAATCGTTACGATCGTGTTCTTTAGTTTTCCTAGTTTTTGTAACGCTCATAATCATCATGATCATGATCACGATCACGAACATCACCACCACGAAGAACCGCCTTCattcaaatattccaaagaaGCCAACGCCAAATCACAACAGCCCACATCCAAGAAAAAGGCAATGAGTATGTCTAGTATATGGTCGGAAGCTCTATCTTCTACCATCATTATCAGCATAGCGCCGTTTATAATATTGTATTTCATACCCCTGAATAACCGAAGGGAGcatagttcatttttaaaaatattattaagttTCGCTTCCGGAGGATTGTTAGGTGATGCATTTTTACATCTGATTCCTCACGCCCTGATGCCACATTCTCATCACGATGGTCACAGTCACAGTCactcgcattcgcattcgcattcccACGGTGATAATAACATCGGTCTGTGGGTCTTGAGCGGTATTCTGGCGTTCTTGGTTATCGAGAAAAGTGTTCGTTTGCTGAAAGGTGAGCACTCCCATTCGCACTTTGATTCCGACGAAAGCGAAGAACATAAGgataaaagtgataaaaaaaagaaagctgTTAAAGAAAAGAAATCCGACGATAAAGTCGCCGACGACGACAAGGATTCAGCTTCTGAAACCGAAGGTGAGTTGAAAATCAAGTACGCTGATCGTGGTATGATTAACAatgtttactcaaaattgaaattcggcgttttttatttttcagaggAAATCAAAGTCGCCGGATATTTGAATCTAGCGGCAGATTTTACGCATAACTTTACCGATGGCTTGGCCATTGGCGCCTCTTATCTTGCCGGAAGAACTGTTGGTTGGGTTACTACAATTACAATTCTGTTTCACGAAATACCTCATGAAATTGGTGATTTTGCCATTCTAGTCCAATCAGGATGCTCGAAAAAGAAGGtattatttcacaatttcgcTTAATACGCTTATCCGCGTATATCAATATTCAAATAATATTTCTCATGTGACCTTTTGACTGAACAATCGGTGTCAATTTGTATTTGAATATTTCCTCAAACTTGTCGTATTTCTTGCAGGCTATGTTTTTGCAGTTGATTACGGCTGTTGGTGCTATTACCGGTACTGTAGTATCGCTTTTATCGGGAGGAATTGGTGAGTTGGCAGTTGATAAAGCGTATGTAATGACGAAATTCTTTGCACAGGTGTATAATAATTAATGTACTGATGTTTGTTTTCATGGTTAGACGAAAGTACAACTTCTTGGGTGCTGCCATTCACAGCTGGCGGTTTTATTTATATAGCCACAGTTTCCATTATACCAGATTTATTAACTGATACGAAGTTCGTGCAATCTATCAAAGAAATTGCCGCGTTATTATTCGGAGTTCTAATGATGGTGATAGTTGCACAATTCGAGTGATACTTGTAACTTGAAAACaacgcttttaaaaaaatcaaatgatatGGTTAAGCGAGTGTGTTAATCGTGTATATAGAACGAGTGGTTCGTATTTTTGATGATgaatatttatattattttatatgtGATGTTTTAAGTTTattcatttataaaaaatcatttcattttttttttttttttttgaaattcgcataGCATGAAACTGTTATATAGAGGGTaagcatttttaaatattatatcTTTTTgcatattattatgtattttttttttttaattttcttgttttgattattttctaatttatttaatacttttttttgaatgactttCGACTggattgtaattttaatttattatcggATTACcattttactgtaattttcGAGCTAAATAAGTTACACGAAATTTATTATCGTATGATTGTTTTAATGGTACTTACTTTGTATTGAGTCgtattagaaaaatatttcgatgatAATTAcgattacaataattttttattattgatgTTGCCTCGTTTACGAGTTTGTTctattgaaactttttgtatattgttatttttttaaattaataaattaatatgAAAAACGACGTCTATAAAATGTAATTATTTCCTACCGattgatagaaattttcagCTTTGGCTCGCGTTTCGGAAGATGCTCGGAATGAAGAGAAATGAGTAatttgtatcaaattttttactctAAAAATACATCGAAGTCTAAaacaaagctcattttttttactttacaaaTTATTAATGGAATAGTATTTTATTAAATATGATTTTGCAAATCGTCTTCTTCCAGGGCTAATCGTTGAGTGAAATAATCTTCCATTGATCGATACATATGACTTAGAACTCCGTTCAACTCGTGTCCTTCGTTCGCGTACATCTAAGCAAATGacataaatttatttcaaaaagagACTGATGAGCACGATGATTCAAT is from Planococcus citri chromosome 1, ihPlaCitr1.1, whole genome shotgun sequence and encodes:
- the LOC135844121 gene encoding BUD13 homolog isoform X2, with product MNSEKASSKKIISQKEYLKRYLSSTKTETEEKPIEWADVKVIKIISQKEYLKKYLSNTKTKTKKKPIKWANVKVIDDNDLTSHHTEENFDLETGEDAPVIAAVIDDRPKTIQRLEAYKTNDRWAPVPQVNDAISENSSHKRNQRDHYEEIHIHDDTESGHDSPTVEPRSITDRDKKYERHSTSRFINDTSNSKDKRSGKLQNHSSDFNSLRSKDEKITPLETGESKYSSSSSKNESEWRNRKTNVENIEKPTAEQYYQWGKGLKQIEDENEKLAYSMHEMSKPLARYADDEDLDKHLRNIERDGDPLAIIRRNLNDDSSADGAKPKYKGTYPQNRFEIPPGHKWDGVDRSNGYEVKWLGKAKAEEAVKEEAYKWSTEDM
- the LOC135844121 gene encoding BUD13 homolog isoform X1; translation: MNSEKASSKKIISQKEYLKRYLSSTKTETEEKPIEWADVKVIKIISQKEYLKKYLSNTKTKTKKKPIKWANVKVIDDNDLTSHHTEENFDLETGEDAPVIAAVIDDRPKTIQRLEAYKTNDRWAPVPQVNDVAVVIVFFSAISENSSHKRNQRDHYEEIHIHDDTESGHDSPTVEPRSITDRDKKYERHSTSRFINDTSNSKDKRSGKLQNHSSDFNSLRSKDEKITPLETGESKYSSSSSKNESEWRNRKTNVENIEKPTAEQYYQWGKGLKQIEDENEKLAYSMHEMSKPLARYADDEDLDKHLRNIERDGDPLAIIRRNLNDDSSADGAKPKYKGTYPQNRFEIPPGHKWDGVDRSNGYEVKWLGKAKAEEAVKEEAYKWSTEDM
- the LOC135844121 gene encoding BUD13 homolog isoform X3; protein product: MNSEKASSKKIISQKEYLKRYLSSTKTETEEKPIEWADVKVIKIISQKEYLKKYLSNTKTKTKKKPIKWANVKVIDDNDLTSHHTEENFDLETGEDAPVIAAVIDDRPKTIQRLEAYKTNDRWAPVPQVNDVAVVIVFFSAISENSSHKRNQRDHYEEIHIHDDTESGHDSPTVEPRSITDRDKKYERHSTSRFINDTSNSKDKRSETGESKYSSSSSKNESEWRNRKTNVENIEKPTAEQYYQWGKGLKQIEDENEKLAYSMHEMSKPLARYADDEDLDKHLRNIERDGDPLAIIRRNLNDDSSADGAKPKYKGTYPQNRFEIPPGHKWDGVDRSNGYEVKWLGKAKAEEAVKEEAYKWSTEDM
- the LOC135844154 gene encoding zinc transporter Slc39a7-like; translated protein: MIRNVSKYFKVLALLIIVTIVFFSFPSFCNAHNHHDHDHDHEHHHHEEPPSFKYSKEANAKSQQPTSKKKAMSMSSIWSEALSSTIIISIAPFIILYFIPLNNRREHSSFLKILLSFASGGLLGDAFLHLIPHALMPHSHHDGHSHSHSHSHSHSHGDNNIGLWVLSGILAFLVIEKSVRLLKGEHSHSHFDSDESEEHKDKSDKKKKAVKEKKSDDKVADDDKDSASETEEEIKVAGYLNLAADFTHNFTDGLAIGASYLAGRTVGWVTTITILFHEIPHEIGDFAILVQSGCSKKKAMFLQLITAVGAITGTVVSLLSGGIDESTTSWVLPFTAGGFIYIATVSIIPDLLTDTKFVQSIKEIAALLFGVLMMVIVAQFE